One genomic window of Glycine max cultivar Williams 82 chromosome 16, Glycine_max_v4.0, whole genome shotgun sequence includes the following:
- the LOC121173778 gene encoding protein LURP-one-related 15-like, with protein sequence MVVPITVGGSENNNSQISGLCKLAYEPTEYVVKSTDSSFLWYHFIPTITYPNKFSVISPSYCAPKALNLQINTKKGVTYDVKGNRVFYIKDTLFTFHGRRVLCDDKGNPIVTLYKKNVTLHGQCKVFRGNTSELLFSVKRSSIIPSGNMLRLDVFLGNKRKGSMCDFRVIVRGSKNSCTIYAGESPTIVAKMENNGGFKVLVYPNVDYTFIVALLMIIDDIKDYDVLVNASVSSILTVATGGILPILTLFEGENLEEETLDGENLEEEYLQEGENNSGGENLDGENNPKGENLDGENLEVENNFEAET encoded by the exons ATGGTAGTGCCAATAACAGTGGGAGGTAGTGAGAATAACAATTCCCAAATAAGTGGATTATGCAAGCTAGCCTATGAGCCCACAGAATACGTCGTCAAGTCCACTG ACTCCAGCTTCTTATGGTACCATTTTATACCTACAATAACATATCCAAATAAGTTCTCAGTTATCAGCCCTTCCTATTGTGCTCCTAAGGCTCTTAACTTACAAATTAACACAAAGAAAGGTGTCACTTATGACGTAAAGGGTAACCgtgtattttatataaaagatacTTTGTTCACATTTCACGGTCGTCGTGTGTTATGTGATGATAAAGGAAACCCCATCGTCACTCTATATAAGAAG AATGTGACATTGCACGGGCAATGCAAAGTTTTCAGGGGTAATACCTCTGAGTTGCTCTTTTCGGTGAAGAGATCGTCAATAATCCCGAGTGGGAATATGCTTAGATTAGATGtcttccttggaaacaagagaAAAGGAAGCATGTGTGATTTTAGAGTCATCGTTCGTGGAAGTAAAAATTCATGCACTATTTATGCCGGTGAATCTCCAACTATTGTTGCCAAG ATGGAGAATAATGGAGGCTTCAAAGTCTTGGTCTATCCCAACGTGGACTACACATTCATAGTGGCACTACTTATGATTATTGATGACATCAAAGATTATGATGTGTTGGTAAATGCGTCGGTGAGTAGTATCCTAACTGTGGCGACGGGGGGTATCTTACCTATTCTGACATTGTTTGAGGGAGaaaatttagaagaagaaaCCTTAGATGGAGAAAACTTAGAAGAAGAATACTTACAAGAAGGAGAAAACAACTCAGGTGGAGAAAACTTAGATGGAGAAAACAACCCAAAAGGAGAAAATTTAGATGGAGAAAACTTAGAAGTAGAAAACAACTTCGAAGCTGAAACTTAG
- the LOC102661753 gene encoding protein LURP-one-related 10: MFPMANKFSVISPSYCVPNSLNLQINTEKGVTYNVKGNRVFYIKDTLFTFHGRRVLCDDKGSPIVTLYKKNVTLHGQCKVFRGNSNGPSELLFSVKRSSIIPSGKMIRLDVFLENKRKGSMCDFRVIVRGSKNSCTIYAGESPTIVAKMENNGGFKVLVYPNVDYAFIVTLLMIIDDIKDYDVLVNATVSGVLTVATGGILPILTLFEGENLEEETLDGENLEDEYLQEGENNSGGENLDGENNPEGENLDGENLEVENNFEAET; this comes from the exons ATGTTTCCAATGGCAAATAAGTTCTCAGTTATCAGCCCTTCCTATTGTGTTCCTAACTCTCTTAACCTACAAATTAACACAGAGAAAGGTGTTACTTACAACGTAAAGGGTAACCGTGTATTTTACATAAAAGATACTTTGTTCACATTTCACGGTCGTCGCGTGTTATGTGATGATAAAGGAAGTCCCATCGTCACTCTATACAAGAAG AATGTGACATTGCACGGGCAATGCAAAGTTTTCAGGGGTAATAGCAATGGTCCCTCTGAGTTGCTCTTTTCGGTGAAGAGATCGTCAATAATCCCGAGTGGGAAGATGATTAGATTAGATGTCTTCCTTGAAAACAAGAGAAAAGGAAGCATGTGTGATTTTAGAGTCATCGTTCGTGGAAGTAAAAATTCATGCACTATTTATGCCGGTGAATCTCCAACTATTGTTGCCAAG ATGGAGAATAATGGAGGCTTCAAAGTCTTGGTCTATCCCAACGTGGACTACGCATTCATAGTGACACTACTTATGATTATTGATGACATCAAAGATTATGATGTGTTGGTAAATGCGACGGTGAGTGGTGTCCTAACTGTGGCGACGGGGGGTATCTTACCTATTCTGACATTGTTTGAGGGAGaaaatttagaagaagaaaCCTTAGATGGAGAAAACTTAGAAGACGAATACTTACAAGAAGGAGAAAACAACTCAGGTGGAGAAAACTTAGATGGAGAAAACAACCCAGAAGGAGAAAATTTAGATGGAGAAAACTTAGAAGTAGAAAACAACTTCGAAGCTGAAACTTAG